A window of Dissulfurirhabdus thermomarina contains these coding sequences:
- the bioB gene encoding biotin synthase BioB, whose product MNGPGRPALAEWARRPLRELMEAALEAKLRHRGDRLGCCAILNVRSGACGEDCAFCAQSARYRTGAPVYPFKDLDEILRAAERARAAGAERFSLVASGRGASPREVDLAAVAVRAIRERVGIQACASLGILDGPALAALRDAGLSRYHHNLETSEGFFPRIVTTHTYAERVATVRAARRAGLEVCAGGVFGLGETLEDRMDLAVELAGLQVDSVPLNFLVPIAGTPLEGRPPLSVVEVLRTVALFRLALPDRPIRICGGREQVLGGLQGLAYWAGADALMVGGYLTVGGAAVEDDRRFVAEMRALWREEIGRMRGAGPVSG is encoded by the coding sequence GTGAACGGGCCCGGCCGGCCGGCGTTGGCCGAGTGGGCCCGGCGGCCGCTCCGGGAACTTATGGAGGCGGCCCTCGAGGCCAAGCTCCGCCACCGGGGAGACCGCCTGGGGTGCTGCGCCATCCTGAACGTGCGTTCCGGGGCCTGCGGCGAGGACTGCGCCTTCTGTGCCCAGTCGGCCCGGTACCGGACGGGGGCCCCGGTCTACCCCTTCAAGGACCTGGACGAGATCCTGCGCGCGGCGGAGCGGGCCCGGGCCGCCGGGGCGGAACGCTTCAGCCTGGTGGCCAGCGGCCGGGGGGCCTCGCCACGGGAGGTGGATCTTGCGGCGGTCGCCGTCCGGGCGATCCGGGAGCGGGTCGGCATCCAGGCCTGCGCCTCCCTGGGCATCCTCGACGGCCCGGCGCTGGCCGCGTTGCGCGATGCGGGGCTTTCCCGGTACCACCACAACCTCGAGACCTCGGAGGGGTTCTTCCCGCGCATCGTCACCACCCACACCTACGCCGAGCGGGTGGCCACGGTCCGGGCGGCCCGGCGGGCGGGGCTCGAGGTGTGCGCGGGCGGCGTCTTCGGCCTGGGGGAGACCCTGGAGGACCGGATGGATCTCGCGGTGGAACTCGCCGGGCTCCAGGTGGACTCGGTGCCCCTCAACTTCCTCGTGCCCATCGCCGGGACCCCCCTCGAAGGCCGGCCTCCGCTTTCGGTGGTGGAGGTCCTGCGGACGGTGGCGCTTTTCCGGCTCGCCCTCCCGGATCGCCCCATCCGGATCTGCGGCGGGCGGGAACAGGTGCTCGGGGGTCTCCAGGGGCTCGCCTATTGGGCCGGGGCGGATGCCCTCATGGTGGGGGGGTACCTCACCGTGGGCGGGGCGGCGGTGGAGGACGACCGGCGCTTCGTGGCGGAGATGCGGGCCCTGTGGCGGGAGGAAATCGGCCGGATGCGCGGCGCCGGGCCAGTCAGCGGATGA
- the amrB gene encoding AmmeMemoRadiSam system protein B, with the protein MIRQPAVAGQFYDADPARLKAEILCYVGPSPSNEPAVAVVAPHAGYLYSGAVAGAAYARAAVPETVVVLGPNHTGLGAPAAVMDRGTWTTPLGRVAVAGDLADLLLAATDLLQRDTTAHVYEHSLEVQVPFLQVRQPALEIVPICLSHLPYPACREIGEAVAAAVRRLGRPVLLVASTDMTHYEPRHQAEAKDRLAIERVLALDPRGLFETVASRGITMCGVIPTTVTLVAALALGATEAELARYATSGDVTGDDRQVVGYAGFVIR; encoded by the coding sequence ATGATCCGCCAACCCGCCGTCGCCGGCCAATTCTACGATGCCGACCCGGCCCGCCTCAAGGCCGAGATCCTCTGCTACGTCGGCCCGTCGCCGTCCAACGAGCCCGCCGTGGCCGTGGTCGCCCCCCACGCCGGCTACCTCTACTCCGGAGCCGTGGCCGGCGCCGCCTATGCCCGGGCCGCGGTCCCGGAAACCGTCGTCGTCCTGGGGCCGAACCACACCGGCCTCGGCGCCCCCGCGGCGGTCATGGACCGGGGCACATGGACGACCCCGCTGGGCCGGGTCGCGGTGGCCGGGGACCTGGCGGACCTCCTCCTGGCCGCCACCGACCTCCTCCAGCGCGACACCACGGCCCACGTCTACGAACACTCGCTGGAGGTCCAGGTCCCCTTCCTCCAGGTACGCCAGCCCGCCCTCGAGATCGTCCCCATCTGCCTCTCCCACCTCCCCTACCCCGCCTGCCGGGAGATCGGGGAGGCCGTCGCCGCCGCCGTCCGGCGGTTGGGCCGGCCCGTCCTCCTGGTGGCCAGCACCGACATGACCCACTACGAACCCCGGCACCAGGCCGAGGCCAAGGACCGGCTGGCCATCGAGCGGGTCCTCGCCCTGGATCCGCGCGGACTCTTCGAGACCGTGGCCTCTCGGGGCATCACCATGTGCGGCGTCATCCCCACCACGGTCACCCTGGTGGCGGCGCTGGCCCTCGGGGCCACCGAGGCCGAGCTCGCCCGGTACGCCACCTCGGGGGACGTCACCGGCGACGACCGCCAGGTGGTGGGCTACGCGGGCTTCGTCATCCGCTGA
- a CDS encoding biotin--[acetyl-CoA-carboxylase] ligase, producing MRRSYIQNRNEEKTLSRRSEEKARALERLVAAYRARDRVLCAGLAPEDAEAVERRGAEVARRVRYVAAAERLMPLARAAILEADRAGRVFPSGVAWWAGRLRGAKGRMDRAWWAPRGGIYLCLALVPRLLAEHWGLYGLGMGVAVCEVLREWGVPARIRWVNDILVGGRKAAGLLAEGLTAPGSGQPYLLLGLGLNVNARRFPPEAPEATSLRRVTGRRWPIAPLAAHILARAGHVVGLLHHWEAGWLLEGPEAAPANPVVRAWRGLSDTLGRRVVYGLDAERAPEGTGLARDVAEDGALLLRLEDGVELRVETGEVRYLGPA from the coding sequence GTGAGACGGTCCTATATCCAAAATAGGAACGAGGAGAAGACCCTGTCAAGGCGGTCGGAGGAGAAGGCGCGGGCGCTCGAGCGGCTGGTGGCGGCCTACCGGGCCCGGGACCGCGTCCTTTGCGCCGGGCTCGCCCCGGAGGATGCGGAGGCCGTGGAACGGCGCGGGGCGGAGGTGGCCCGCCGGGTCCGGTACGTGGCCGCCGCCGAGCGCCTCATGCCGCTCGCCCGGGCGGCCATTCTCGAGGCGGACCGGGCGGGGCGGGTCTTTCCGTCCGGGGTGGCCTGGTGGGCGGGCCGGCTCCGGGGCGCCAAGGGGCGGATGGACCGGGCGTGGTGGGCCCCGCGGGGGGGGATCTACCTGTGCCTCGCCCTGGTGCCCCGGCTCCTCGCCGAGCATTGGGGGCTCTACGGCCTCGGGATGGGGGTGGCGGTCTGCGAGGTCCTCCGGGAGTGGGGGGTCCCGGCCCGGATCCGGTGGGTGAACGACATCCTCGTCGGCGGGCGCAAGGCCGCGGGCCTCCTCGCGGAGGGGCTCACCGCCCCGGGGAGCGGCCAGCCCTACCTGCTCCTCGGCCTCGGCCTCAACGTGAACGCCCGGCGCTTTCCGCCGGAGGCTCCCGAGGCCACCTCGCTCCGGCGCGTCACCGGGCGCCGCTGGCCCATCGCGCCGCTGGCCGCCCACATCCTGGCCCGGGCGGGGCACGTGGTGGGGCTCCTTCACCACTGGGAGGCCGGCTGGCTCCTGGAGGGGCCTGAGGCGGCGCCGGCCAACCCGGTGGTGCGGGCCTGGCGCGGTCTCTCCGACACCCTGGGTCGGCGGGTGGTCTACGGGCTCGATGCGGAGCGGGCGCCGGAGGGGACGGGCCTTGCCCGGGACGTGGCGGAGGACGGCGCCCTCCTCCTCCGGCTGGAGGACGGCGTCGAACTCCGGGTGGAGACCGGGGAGGTCCGCTACCTCGGCCCGGCATGA